One Mycolicibacterium pulveris genomic region harbors:
- a CDS encoding nitroreductase/quinone reductase family protein, which produces MADLLNGIPRVDPTIRPGVMRRAAGRALETKLGSAAHRRLIAPLDGPLMRLSGGRLNFAKGVLPLVVLRTTGARSGQPRDVPLGYFTDGDDVILIASNYGQAKHPAWYHNLLKNPRCELFADGRPDQGGRFVARATEGADHDWLFGLAEGYASNFKSYAALTRGVRSIPVMRLTPEPA; this is translated from the coding sequence ATGGCCGATCTGTTGAACGGTATCCCGCGGGTGGATCCGACGATCCGCCCGGGTGTCATGCGCCGCGCCGCAGGCCGTGCGCTCGAAACGAAGCTCGGCTCCGCGGCGCACCGTCGGCTCATCGCCCCGCTGGACGGCCCGCTGATGCGCCTCAGCGGCGGTCGGCTGAACTTCGCGAAGGGCGTCCTTCCGCTCGTGGTGCTGCGCACGACGGGTGCGCGCTCCGGGCAGCCGCGCGACGTGCCGTTGGGCTATTTCACCGACGGTGACGACGTCATCCTCATCGCCTCCAACTACGGGCAGGCCAAGCACCCGGCGTGGTACCACAACCTGCTGAAAAACCCGCGGTGCGAACTGTTCGCCGACGGCCGACCCGACCAAGGCGGCCGCTTCGTGGCCCGGGCCACCGAGGGCGCCGACCACGATTGGTTGTTCGGGCTCGCGGAGGGCTACGCGTCGAACTTCAAGTCGTACGCGGCGCTGACTCGCGGTGTCCGCAGCATCCCGGTGATGCGGCTGACTCCGGAACCCGCTTAG
- a CDS encoding NAD(P)/FAD-dependent oxidoreductase, producing MTSVVIVGSGFTGFECARSLARRLRKDAGDGAADVDISIISPVDYMLYTPLLPDVAGGLVDARFVAIPLANALRGVQVIRGRVDSVEFGDRTVTFTDPEQRVRSLPWDRLVLTPGSVTRLFDVPGLAEHARGLKSTAEALYLRDHVLEELELADVDDDPGRAEARRTIVIVGASYSGTELAAQLRALADSAAKQMGFDPAAVKFVLLDLAEQVMPEVGEKLGASAMKVLQSRGIDVRLGVTLKEVHAEHVVLSDDSLIRTHTVAWVTGVTGAPLIEKLGLPTEKGRLKVTTELQVPGHPDVFAAGDAAAVPDVTQPGKITPPTAQHATRQGKLLGRNVAASLGYGKPRKYKHRNMGLVVDLGPRYAVANPLNVRLSGFPAKTATRVYHLYAIPRFVNRWAVALAYLTDVFFDRSVVSIGLSTQEDAQFSTSEGIPLPKAH from the coding sequence ATGACCTCCGTGGTGATCGTCGGTAGTGGGTTCACCGGCTTCGAATGCGCCCGCAGCCTGGCCCGGAGGTTGCGCAAGGACGCCGGCGACGGGGCGGCAGACGTCGATATCTCGATCATCTCGCCGGTCGACTACATGCTCTACACCCCGCTGCTTCCGGATGTGGCCGGCGGCCTGGTCGATGCTCGGTTCGTGGCCATCCCGCTGGCCAACGCCCTGCGCGGGGTCCAGGTCATCCGCGGCAGGGTCGACAGCGTCGAGTTCGGTGACCGCACGGTCACGTTCACCGATCCTGAGCAGCGTGTGCGCAGCCTGCCGTGGGATCGGTTGGTCCTGACGCCCGGGTCGGTGACCCGGCTGTTCGACGTGCCCGGGCTGGCCGAGCACGCCCGCGGGCTCAAGTCCACGGCCGAGGCGCTGTACCTGCGGGATCACGTGCTCGAAGAGCTGGAGCTCGCCGATGTCGACGACGACCCGGGTCGGGCCGAGGCCAGGCGCACCATCGTCATCGTCGGCGCGTCCTACTCCGGGACGGAGCTGGCCGCGCAGCTGCGGGCGCTGGCCGATTCGGCGGCGAAGCAGATGGGGTTCGACCCCGCCGCGGTGAAGTTCGTGCTGCTCGATCTGGCCGAGCAGGTGATGCCCGAGGTGGGGGAGAAGCTGGGCGCATCGGCGATGAAGGTGCTGCAGTCGCGGGGGATCGACGTGCGGCTGGGCGTGACACTCAAGGAGGTGCACGCCGAACACGTTGTGCTCAGCGACGATTCGTTGATCCGCACCCATACGGTCGCGTGGGTGACCGGCGTCACCGGTGCACCGCTGATCGAAAAGCTGGGCCTGCCCACCGAAAAGGGCCGGTTGAAGGTCACCACCGAGTTGCAGGTGCCCGGCCATCCTGATGTCTTCGCCGCCGGTGACGCCGCGGCCGTACCCGATGTGACCCAACCCGGCAAGATCACCCCGCCGACCGCGCAGCACGCCACTCGACAGGGAAAGCTGTTGGGCCGCAACGTAGCCGCGAGCCTGGGCTATGGGAAGCCGAGGAAGTACAAGCACCGCAACATGGGCCTGGTCGTGGACCTCGGACCCAGATACGCCGTCGCCAATCCACTCAACGTGCGGTTGTCGGGGTTTCCCGCCAAGACCGCGACGCGGGTCTACCACCTCTACGCGATTCCGCGGTTCGTGAACCGGTGGGCGGTGGCGCTGGCGTATCTGACCGACGTGTTCTTCGACCGCTCGGTGGTGTCGATCGGGTTGTCCACGCAGGAGGACGCGCAGTTCTCCACCAGCGAGGGCATCCCGCTGCCCAAGGCGCACTGA
- a CDS encoding ankyrin repeat domain-containing protein: MKELASYLEGHVRVVVSRDGVDLVFSAHRGPAGSAADAQSRIPIADFLAKGVGPWPWFDLHDKRDALMRVLGALGAERPAWTEPLPPDILDLFERAHRGDSSVIELLAMGFDPDPLDPCGASPLWYGVRSLSVGIVVALIDAGAEAGRRIELSARGERYTTILHEIVRVGRAVALKHALAHGADPAPVDSDGATPMHVIDAAGDHVNAEIVRALARAGASVNTPTPAGIQPIEQAAQRMLPATVAALIEFGAEPGRGLDALLSSWVRGARGTACRAADVVDVIATLRRAGAPVTEHHRELAAVAGEGPIQAALRR, from the coding sequence GTGAAAGAACTGGCGTCGTATCTGGAAGGGCATGTGCGCGTCGTCGTCTCGCGTGACGGCGTCGACCTCGTGTTCTCGGCGCACCGCGGCCCCGCCGGGTCGGCCGCCGACGCGCAGTCGCGCATCCCGATCGCCGATTTCCTCGCCAAGGGTGTCGGGCCGTGGCCGTGGTTCGACCTTCACGACAAGCGCGACGCGTTGATGCGAGTGCTTGGCGCGCTGGGCGCCGAGCGTCCCGCGTGGACCGAACCGCTCCCCCCGGACATCCTCGACCTTTTCGAGCGCGCGCACCGCGGGGACTCATCGGTGATCGAGCTGCTGGCGATGGGATTCGACCCCGACCCGCTCGATCCCTGTGGCGCGTCACCGCTCTGGTACGGGGTGCGGTCGCTGTCGGTGGGGATCGTGGTGGCCCTCATCGACGCCGGGGCCGAGGCGGGGCGCCGCATCGAACTGTCGGCTCGCGGCGAGCGTTACACCACGATCTTGCACGAGATCGTCCGCGTGGGCCGTGCAGTGGCGCTGAAACACGCCCTGGCGCACGGGGCGGACCCCGCGCCGGTCGATTCCGATGGTGCGACCCCGATGCATGTCATCGACGCCGCGGGCGATCACGTCAACGCCGAGATCGTGCGCGCCTTGGCCCGGGCAGGGGCCTCGGTGAACACCCCCACCCCGGCCGGAATCCAGCCGATCGAGCAGGCCGCCCAGCGGATGCTGCCCGCCACCGTCGCCGCGCTGATCGAGTTCGGGGCCGAACCCGGCCGTGGGCTCGACGCGCTGTTGTCGTCGTGGGTCCGCGGCGCGCGGGGCACGGCCTGCCGTGCAGCCGACGTGGTCGACGTCATCGCCACCCTGCGGCGCGCGGGCGCCCCCGTCACCGAACACCACCGCGAGCTGGCGGCGGTTGCGGGCGAGGGGCCGATCCAAGCCGCGCTGCGCCGTTAG